GGTGAACTcccttcagagagagcatggcttgccaacaccttaatttgaccttctggcctccagagctatgaaagaataaattgttgttgttttaagccatcaagtttgtggtaatttgttacatcagTCCCAGGAAACCAATACGGGTACTCATTAAGTGTCATGCAACCACCTCCCATGAAGCTGACAGCGGGGGACGAGTGGGGAAGAGAATGCAGTTGCCCTCTTTACACACCGTCTACCAAAGCCTGAGGCTTCCTGCTTGTAccaaatacagattcctggggcTGCATCTCGCAACACTGAATGGGAATCTTGGGTGTGGGGACATCAAGAAGCCGCATTTCCAATAAGCTCCCAAGGAGATTCAAATCTGAGCACCTCTGCTTTACATGAGTGCTCCAGTcctgcctcttctttctttcctgacaTGTGTGGAGAAAGGAAGTGGGGAACGCAAAGACTGTCCCTTCCATCCGTTCTCAAAGCCTTGCTAAAGCGAACTGACTTCACTGTGTCAAAAGAAAGGGACACAGTGGTCAGGGCTGGCGGCGGGGGATTGGTGGGAGGCGGAGAGCAAACCGCGGGGAAGGGCTTTGGCTCCAAGTGGAGGTTCAAAGTGGTCCCGGCAGAGGGAAATGAAGTGTCAGTGGAAACAAGGCCACACTGAAAAGCCGTCCTAAGTATTTTTAGGCATTTTCATCACTATCACTTACCTTTTTAAATAAACAGCTATATTTTTGCTAAATTAGGAGAAAATCCATGGCTATGAATCTGAAAGGGCCTGTCCCCTTGGCAGCTCAGGCATAACCCCTCCCCGCACGGAAACTCCCAGGCATGGACCTTCTGACCAAGACCCCCCACAACGCATGTCACCTTGGGCTGCACAgtcagctttttgttttgttttgggccaCACtgtgcagtttgtgggatcttagttccccaactagggattgaacccaggccccagcagtgaaagtaccgcgtcctaaccactggaccaccaggaaattcccccaATCAGCTTTTTGGAAGCAGAAATTAATATCCTTCAAAAGCTGACAGCAAATACTACCCTGGGGTCTCAGAAGATGATGAAACAGTCCGGCCTCTTAGAACGGCATCAGGGAGTCATGCAACATGTAGAAATGCCTGTGAAGGGCCAGGCCCCCGAGGCCTGGCTCCTGCATCAAGGGGCTCCCAGGCTCAGGTCTGCCCTGAAGAGCATCCCTCAGTCTCTTCCCTCCATTTCCCAGGACATCCTCCGTTCCACAGGTTGCATTAGGCGGAGGTCAACCACCCGTGGAAGAACGTCCcccgggaggtggggggtgggggtgctgcagCCGGGGTGCCCCTCCAGAGCCCTTCCCGCCCTCCCAGGGGAGGTGAGCCGAGGCCTCACTGCACTCTGCTCCGTCCTACCTGTTTGAACTGAGTGTTAACACAGCAAAGGCCTTTAAGAAAATCGATGATCTGCACATAGAGTTGAAACTTCTCCTCGGGATTTTCTGGGTTGCAGCCGGCAAGTGCAGAACTGACAGCAGGAAGGAGGACGAAACGACAAACATTGAAAATCCTAACCTTCCTCCTCTGCTTGCACCCCCTAAAATATTTGATTACAGTGAGAACCAAGCACTCCGAAGCACACAGCTGAATGCTCGGATGGCCCAGAGCCCTCTGTGGGAGGTTTGCATGGCCCCAGTTCCAACATCATGTCTGGAAcctgctgggaaaaccagacaacAGGGAGGCTGGGTGGTGAGCCTAGTTTAGTGATCTGAGCTGTGGCCTGTGGAATAAGAAGCAAGATTTCCTCTCCTCTCAGAGTCAGGCTTGTACAGCAACGCCGCACAGTTCTGCTCCTGCTGGTGGCTGCCCAGGCTCGGGGAGCACAGGGCGCAATTAAGTTCAGTCCCTTGAGATGCCTCCGCTCAGGTCTAACACGGAACACGGGCCCTGGCACAGAGGGCAGGCTGCTTTGCAGACTCCTTTCCCGCTGCTTCCTGTGACAAGGGGAGAAACCCGCCAATGGGACCGTGAATTGGGCTTGAACAGCTGGTGCGCTGACCTCACTTCCTGCTGGAGTGAGGTCCCACAGTCAGTGTGGGAAACCGTGGCAGCAACCGCTGCCTTTTCTagggaaagtagaaaaaaacatttttttaattggttgttttCGTTCCCTCAGTAGGGCAAGGAGTTCCAAAATTGTTTGGCATGTACACTTTGGCCACTTTTCAACAAAACTGTCTTCACAGCCCAAGCCCAGCTCAGAAATAGGAATGTCTACCTCCAGCCGTTTTCAGGAAAATCAAACCTCACACCAGCTGGGAAGAGCTTGAATCACCACGGAAAACTGCTTTGAGATTTTGGGCAAGTCTGTctgggccgggggtggggtgggggtaggggagcagAGAGGCAAGTGCTGATCCCTGGTCTGCCTGCAGGCGGCCAGGGCTCCAGGCTGTAGCCGCAGGCCTCGAGGAGAATGGAGATGTTCTTTGGGGTCACAAGGACGTGAATGTCGCCCGCACTCCCAAGGCAGAAAAACtaaattttcttgcttctttttagCCAGGTATCTGAAAGGCCTGTGCCCTTCAGCTTTTCAAAGTAGCAAGAGAATTTCCGTCCTAAACGTTCTCTTTCTGAGAAAACACAcctggtttgttgttgttttgttttgtttgtttttaaaacaagctGCTTCTTGTCTTAAAATCTCCCCAGATGGTCTTCTCACTTCAGGGGGTcagccatcccctcccctcccccttccacaTCCTTCCCATCAGCGCTGTGAAAAGCAGCTTCTCCCTTGCGCAGCTCAGAGACGCCCCCAGGCTCAGGGCACTGGGCCTGTTTCCACATTGGCCcaggctctctgtgcctcaggacctcaacccccccccccccccccccccccccgccgccccaggACCAGACCTACTGCATGGCCACCTCACCCCGGGGAACAGTGCAGCACAAACAACCTAGAGTTGATAACCTGCTGTGTCTCAGCCCTGGGCCACGATGGAAGAACTGTCTACTCTTGAAGAAGCCCTAGACAGTATCATCCCCAGGGCAATGGCACAATCCTGGGACTGGCCTGCTTTGAATCACAGAAAAAAAGTGGACTTCCAAGAACTTCCACTGAATTATGCTCCCTTCTGAGAGGCCTCAGGGGAGAGGTTCCTAAACACCCCAGCAAGGGTACACACGCACCAGTCTCACACCCCCTTCCTCACCTGGAGCTAGATGTACTTGGAGCCTCACTTTTGTCCAGGAAACTTGCCACATCGAAGGCATCTTCCAAAAGGATCTGAAAGGAAGCACAAAACTTTGACGTTTGCTCTGGGCTGCTGGGGAAGAGACTCGAGTCCCCAAATGGGTGCGTGTTAAATCTGAGGCCCAAATCCAGGGTCTCTGCTTGGTGACCTTTCCAGGGGATAAATATTAAGTTCTTGTCCACCCAGAGCAAACTGCCAACCCCAGAGGTAGCTGAGAGACAGGGAAGCACTGGGGACCGTGGTCTCCTCCCTTTAAAGAAAGCGGGAGCTTAGGCGCAAGATGCAACAGCCAGAGGGGAGCCTCAGTTTACACTGGAAAGGGCTCATCTACACCTCGTGAGGGGCAGAGACTGTTTGAGCCAGGATCCACAATCTAGCAGTTTCAGGCCGGGGCAGCTGAACAGAGGTTAAGGGGGCTCTGGGGTTAAGCTGCAGGAGAGCCGACTCCCAGCCCCGCCACTCACTAAACTGCGACTTAATTTCCCAGATCCTCCTCTATAAGGGGAACCACAACAGTGCCTACCCATAGGGATGTTGCAAGAATTAAACCATGTGTGGGAAGCACCTGGCACCTAATAATGGCTCAAATATGCTAGCTATTATTGAATACTATCTGCTTTGTAAAAGAAACACACTTTCCTCCTGGAAATTTtgggaaatagaaacaaagttaAAATCACTGAGAAATAATCCCAGCCAGAGATGTCGGCTGTTGACATATTGATCTGTTTCCTCCAGTCATTTTCCTGGGCATATTATAGCATATATTTCCAATTTTGGAATCTTCCTATTTAGATAGCTTTCAGTtcggctttttaaaaatttgttgaagaatattaaatatttcatggGAACATGACATACACTTAGGACTGCAGGATTTAGTAAATAAAGATACAAGATGCttggttaaatttgaattttagataaagaATGAATAATTTTTCAGCATATGAATGTTCTAAGTATTGCATGGGACATTCTTACATGCAAATTTTAATTAGGCATGCTTTATTTTGTCTGGCACCCCATCTACATGGGAGGCAAGAGGGAGTTCTCTGGTCCTAGTTGGCAGGTTCCCCAGAGTCTCCTCTCCCCTTACCTGGGACACACTGCTCTTTGCCTGGGGGCCTTCTGTCTGCCCttcacatcttttttcttttttttaagttttttttttttttttttttttggtgtggaccatttaagaagtctttattgagtttgctacaatattgcttctgctttatgtttcggtttttttggccccaagatatgtgggatcttagttccccagccagggatcgaacctgcacagtctgcgttggaaggtgaagtcttaaccactggaccgccagggaagtccccccttcaTGTCTTCTTACAGTTCCCTTCCCCTGAACTGAATTTCCTGGGACTCTGGAAGTGTGGATGGTCCTCCTGGTTTTCTGGACATTTTCTTGTGTCCTTCATTTTGATATCCCTTTGGTTACCTCAAAGAGGATCTGGGAAGGGGTCACTGAAAGGCCTGAGTTCCTATGTCCATCAGCCCAGAAGTCCACTGGCTTCATGTTCCTCCCTGGCAGTCCTGAGGCAGGGACGCAGGACCTAAATTCCTTCCCTCAAACTAATCAGCCCACCAGAATCGCAGGCCACACACCGTCCTCACCTGTGCAAACCCTCTCACAAGCCAGCTCTAGAGGGGAGCGTGGCCAGGCTCTGAGGTCCTTCTGGAGCACCCTGCACACTTATGGGTCTGCGCCTCTCTTGAGTCCAGGGATTGGCCCCAAACACAACTGTTCCATAGCAGAACCCCTCCGGTGGACCAGGAGCTACAGAGGTTTCACTGCAACTAATTTAGAAGCCACAGCAGTGTAGGGATACAGGCTGTGTCCCTACACAGAGCATACCTGTCACCTGTCCCACTCACCTCGTCACCCAGCCCTGGGTTGGCCCAAGCCTGGGGACGGTGGAGGGGGCAGAGCCCAGCTCTGGGCATGGCGAAGGGACTCTGCGGTCAGCTTTCTTCAACACCGGAAGAACATGAGCCCCTAGCCCTTCCTGGAAAAGGCCAGACAAGCCCCATGATTTGGGGACATTAGATTCTGGGGTTTTCTCTTTGGGTCTGCTCTTCCTTGAGGAAAGGTTTGtgctgcaaacacacacacacacacacacacacacacacacacacacacacacagagtcagctTATAGTTTGACAGAATTTTCATGCATTTGACAtgttttcttttgccttctttgttgtgGGACTCCAGGGCCAGGCACTTTGGGGCCAGAAAGACATCTAGCCTGGCTGATGCTTGCCTTGGGTTGAGGTCTTTTGCTACGGGTCATCCGGCCCTGCTTTGGCCTTTATGGAGGAGAGCTCAGGTCCTCTCGTGGTGGACCCAACATCTGTGGACAACCAGATCAGAAGCCACAGTCCAGTGGCGTAGGCTGACTGTGGCTATCCCCTGGCAATTCCCTCCAATAACACCAGTGTTCACCAGTCACCTGGGCTGCTTGTTCAAAATGCAGGCTCTGAGCCACCCCCTTGGGGACTTGCATTCAGTGAGTCTGGGGGACAAGCCAGGCACCTGCCTTTTAACTAAACTCCACTTGAGAAGCATCAGGGGAGTCACAGAAAGTCAACCATAGACAGGTGACCAAAGGGCAGAGATTTGAAAAAATCTGTGATGCAAAAAATCTGTGAAGGATGCAATCCTCAAAGCAGGAACTAGGTGTCCTGGACAAGTGTGGCCTCGTCCGTGAACTGGAAGGCCTGGACGAGGCGACCATAGTTTTCCAGGTTTGGGCCCTGGTGGCTGGGACATCTCCCAGAGAATGGGGCATCCAGGGCTGGCCCCCAGGTCAGAGGCACTTGGAGGTTCTCTGGCTCTAAGACTCCCCAGAGAGAGACACTGGACATCCCTTCAGAGGGGCCACCCACTGAGGAGCGTTTGGAAAGTCAGGGCAAAGCAGGGTGTGGGGACCACAGAAGCTAAATGTCCTGCAGAGCACTAGACAGGCCTGCAGAGCCGAGGACCGCCCGCCCCGCGAAGCAAgggagggcagaggcagcccCACGTGGTAGCAGCAGCCTTCTGAGGCTGTCCTCGTTCCGGAAGCACAGCTGAGGGGCCCCGCTAATGCCACCCAGTGCTCTGCTTGGCGGACCAGGGCGGTTCTTACAGCTTGAACTCTGGGAAGCTCGTTTATGGTAGAAGTGTGGCTACCTCCTCTGCCTTCCGCACTGCTCTTTGGAGTGGGAGCAGCCTTGCTCTCTGAGGTTGGGCCTGATTGGTCCAAACAGAATCCTGTCTCGATGAGTCATTGGCTCAGTCATTTGGCAATCTGGCCGATTCTGGCCaatgagaggaaaggagaggtatGGTGGAAATTTCTGGAAAAGTTCTTCCTTGACCCTTAAGAGCGAGCCGCAGGGAACCTTTTCTCCTACCTGATGTACTGAAGGAGTAACACCTTGATTGCTACCAGCTGCCTTCCACAGTCGCCACAGGGGGAGCGGGAcgtggggaggaaagggaaggtgaGACGCCATCCctgagaggaggcagaggagggagaagggatgagccgagtccttGGCGACATCTCTGGGAGACGAAGCGGAAGTCCTCCTGCCTCCGGCCCTCTCTGGGTGTGCCGAGTACCTTTCCTCTTGGGTTAATGAGCGAGTAACTTGAAGCAGAAAGAATCTTATTGGATACAACCTTCTAAGCCTTCTCTTCTAGAATCCCCAGGGAAAGCCCAGGAAAGTAACAGGAGAACAATAAATGTTCTGTGGTTGTGTATGTTCTCTCAGGAAAACCAGAAACTGACCGCGCGCAGCAGAATCCAATCGGCACCTCCAAGTCGCTGTGTGACACCGGCAGCTCCCTGGCGTCTGCAGGCAGAGGTGACGGAGGCGTTCCTGCCCACCCGCCAGCCCACCCGTGGGTCCGCTCACCTCCTCGGGGGTGGAGACGAGCGAGCAGCTGGCCCCCTGGCTTTCGACGCCGCTGTCCTTCACGCTGCCCTCGGCGCAGGCCGGCTCCTGAGAGGGCCCCGCCAGGCCCAGGAGGCCGCTGTGCTTCTGCGCCCAGGCCTGCAGGAGGCTGGCCTTCCTCTCCTCGGAGAGGGTCTGCCACAGGTGGGAGATGGCCGCAGACACGATGGGGAGGGTCACCTCCTGCAAGGAGACGATCCCGTTCCCGATCAGAAGGTCCATCGTCTGCTTGTAAAAGTTGAGGTACCTGCAACAGAAAGGGCGGCCACTTGCGGACCTGCAGCCAGGGGCCGGAGGTTTCCCGCCAGGCCGGCTCCTTGGGATGccgttgggggtggggtgggcgcgGCTGCGCACAGGACGCAGGCCTAGGCCGCGCTGTGGTTCACCAGGGACTCAGCCTCCCTAGCCGCCGCCCGCCCTGAGCCTTGCAGAGTAGAAGCTTGGGCGACTTAGCTTTGTGCTTTGGGGTCCCTCCCCAGGTCCTCCCTGCGCCCCCTTTGAAGCTCTGTGCCAGACAGAAGAGAGGATGAGAGGCAGGGCCGGCTCAGCTCTCTCCCCAGGGGAAAACTGTTTCAAATTTAGAGCCCAGGAATGTGCAGACGTCATATGACCTCGCTTTAATTTGGAAGCTGTGGAGGGAGCCCCCTTTTATTGGGCCGATGCCTCCAGAAGCCCACCTAGATGCCGGGGGCCTCAGGTTTGTGGAGGAGCGGTGAGTGGCAGGGGAATCTGAGCCGTTCGCCCACTGCCTCTCTGACTCTAAGAGCAGCAGTGCTGCTGAAGGAGACTTGTGGTTGTGCGGGGCGGGTTTAGCCCTCATCCCACAAACGGCCCCCTTTCAAAGTCACCCCAAATAAAGTCAATCTAAGGAAGCACAGTGCGCGTGCTCTGCAAATGTGGCTTCAAGACTATTCCTCTAGCTCGTCTGCCAACCCCATCCCTAAGCCCCTGCTATGTGGAAACCCTGGCGCTCCCGTGACTCCAGGCCTGCGGGGTGCCCCAGCTGCAGCGCTTGTCCCCTTCTGCACAGGGGCCCAGCTGTTCACACCGTTCAAATTGCAAGAGGTCTGGCAGCAAGGTGTCTGGGGAGTGTAAGAACTccacttttttctcctcttcctcctcctcttcctccttctcttcctcctcttcttggtcttcttcctcctcttcctcctcctcttttccctcctcAGCATCCTTCCCCACTGCCTCGATTGGGCACCAGGTGTCAGAGCCTTTCTGATGGACTTTATTTGACATCAGACTGGGGAGGAAATGGAAACAAGACAATTATAGACTAATGTCCCTCATGAACATCAAGGCTGAAATTCTTAACACAGTTTTAGCATATATAGActaaagacaaaaatctatagGATTATCTCAATATGTGCAGAAAAGCgcttggcaaaattcaacatccatccatgataaaaactctcagcaaactaggaatagaagggaatttcctcaacatgagaaagggcatctacaaaaaaacctacagccagcaTCATACTTAACAGTAGAAGAATGTTTCTCTgctatgatcaggaacaagataaggatgtcctctcttaccactttttaaaaaaatgtgctggAAATTATAGACCGCCCAATAAGgtgaacaaatgaaataaaagatgtatagattgcaaaggaagaaataaaactgtctttatttgcaaTGTGATtacctatgtagaaaatcccaaagaatctacaGATATGTGACCAGAACTAAGAAGGaagcaaggttgcagaatacaaggtcaatatacaaaaaccaatcgtatttctatatactagcaatgaacaattggaaattgaaattttaaaaagtaccattTACAGTGGCACCAAAAAACATGGTTAAATACTTAGGTTTAAACTAAAAGTTccatctagaaaagaaaaaaaaataagttggactTTATAAAGTTTTTAATTCTGCTCTTCAGAAGACAGTTTAAAGAGAATGAAACAACATGACACAATTTGGAAAACCAGAACTTGTACCCAGAATCTCTTCATACAGATAGGACTAATCCCCAAGGTATCAGATTGAGTTAAAAAGCAAATAcaccagaagaaaacacaggtggaGTCTCAACCGCTCTCTCCCTCTGTCTAATCTCAGAGTGGAGGGAGTCTTTCTGACTATTCACCCAACATCATGTGCCACTATAGGTGGACAGGTTAGACTTCATTTTTTGCATggacaaaacaaaaagcagaaacattGAAAGCAAAATAGTAGAACAGTCAACCAAGGTTCAATTGTTTGTAATCCATACGCTAGAAAGAGACCTAATTTCTTATGAccactaaacaagaaaaagaccaCCAACCCAACAGGAAAATGCACAAAgagttggtaaaaaaaaaaaagctcccagGAAGGGAAATAGAAATGATCCTGAACAAAGGCATTTAAGTTCACTCATAATTTAATTAACTAaactataataattataaaacaattaaTCTATGCCTCTGCTGGTACCACAGTTTTAATTATTGTAGGCTTATAATAATTTCAGTGAAAAAATCCTCCCTAATTGATATGATTCTGAAAGAAATTTAGCCACCTCTCTGTGGATAAGTGATACAAGTATTAATAAGATTTTAGTATGAGCTAGTGTTCGTATGTTAAATCAGGAAGGAGTGATGGCTTATGTAATAAATGGGGTGGGATCGATAGCTAACATCTGCTTCACTGAGATCATCTCCTAGGCCGATTTCCAGGTGGGGCCAGTCTGATTTATAAAATGTGGCCACAAACACCCTGTCACGTgcactcaacacacacacacacacacacacacacacacacacacacacacacacacacacacaatcccatACTTGCCTCCACCCCTGACGACCAAAGCAGTGCAGAGTGTGATTATAGGTGAtcgtgtccttttttttttaaattaattaatttattttatttattggctgcattaggtcttcctcgctgcacatgggctttctctagttgatgcgagcgggggctactcttcattgtggtgcgtgggctcctcattgccgtggcttctcttgttgcggagcacaggctctaggctcatgggcttcactagttgtggcacatgggctcaatagttgtggcacatgggcttagttgctccgtggcatatggaatcttcccagagcagggctcgaacctgtgtcccctgcactggcaggcagattcttaaccactgcgccacctaggaagtctgatcATGTCCTTCTTAATACTTTTCTGTATTCTCACATTGTCTACAgtgtaaatttaatttaataacctataatttcCCCCTGATTATTTCCCTTAGGatataatacacatttattgttttaaaaaattggaaaatacaaggaagcacagagaagaaaataaaagtcctcAGTAACCCCACCCAAAACGAGAGGAAACAACATCACTTCACCTTGGCGGGCTTTCAGGAGGTTCTGATAGGAAGCAGTTTGCAGCCTCCTTTTCAGAGTGAATAAAATTGTTTATACACGTACTCCTGGGCCTCCTCAGAGACCAGCCTGCATGTACACTGTGCTGGACACGCCCTGAGGCCAGCAGAGATGACAAGAGCCCAGCCATTGCCCCAAAGTCCAGGCTGCTCTCGAAGCAACTGTGCAGGATGATGTGGTGCAGGTCTGGGTCATCCTTTGAGAGCACAGCAAAGACTAAGTCTACAAAGCACACGTCAAAAAGTGTGAGAGTTAAATGCTCAAAATGAGATCATAAAAGCAGACATTACTCAAATCAGCCTCTCTTGTCTGACTGTGACGTTATAAACGAGGTTCCCCTTTCAGCAACTGTGACACCTGGGTGTACTACTTTTTCCTCTGCTCTCTGAAATTCAGTTTGGCTTTTCTTAGGTTCCTGCGACGCTTGGAAAATAGAGGTTtggattttccttattttcatatGTATCCTTCAATAAAGCCattaggtgaattttttttttttaagctataacACAATATGAATACTGTGATCTCATTTCTCTACAAAATAATGtgcaaaattaaaaaactaagatATCTTTAAGAGTAACTGATTTTCTTTGAGTGGTGacataatatgtatttttattttctttttcaggcatttctgTCTTTTTGACATTTTCTGTTAATAAATAATCGGGAAAACATCCAATATGTGTGATTAGAATAAAATAGAACTCTCCCCAGCACAAGACTGTTCTAAACAGGTAAGCAGCACCTGTTGCTCTGTTCTGCGTTCTGGAGGGGAAGGGTGGGCTGCCGAGCTGCAGCGGAGCAGGAGTCGTAGAAGAGCAGAGTCTAGGTCTCCCGGTGCTTGGGGGTCTTACCTGGGATTTCTGGAGTACATGCTGGCATATTCTTCCTTGACCTCCTCTAAGCTGTTTGCATTCCCATCCTCCAGGTTGAAGGATTCTATTAGGGAGTTGAAGGCAAGGGTCACGCATGATAAAGTCGGGACTTGGTCCAGTCTCTCCTCCCTTTCAGGCCTGGGTGGCTGCTGAGCCCACCCAGGTTCAGTGTTAGGGAGTCAAGAGCCCAGTTTCACCTCTCCTTTTAGGTGTGGGGGAAAAGCACTAGAACAGGGGAGGTTTCTGGAACTGGCCTTTCTTGGTCAAGACATGGAAAGTATCCCTTTCAGACTTTGGCTTTCACTAGCTTCTGAAACCCAAATTCCCAGCCAGCTGCGTCTCCCAGCCTGAGTGCCAAGGAAGGGAGACAGCAAGCCCCGGTCCGCTTCTCTGGCCTCTCAAGAGGAGGTCAGGCACCCTGCAACAGCACCTAGGAAGGAACTCATCGCGCTCACACAGCCCGCCGATGTCTGTCTGTCCTGCCAGACCCtcagctccctgaggacagggcaCTGATCTCACCATACCCCTGGGCCaggtgcagtgcctggcacacagtaggccctcaataaagaTACGTTCACTTGGCTTAACCCAATCTCTCTGTTTTCAACAGAAAAACAACCAGCCCTTCCCTGGGAGGTAGAGGGGTGGCAGGTAGGGATCTCTTACCTTTCAGCTTCAGGAGATTATCCAAGGTTTGTTCCAGTTCCTTAATATGGTTCTTCGCCTTATTTAAAACCTGCCACTGAGGACAGAGACAGACAGTGCCAAAAACCCAGCCTCCCACCACAGAGATGGTTTTGTGGACACAGGAGCCCCCTTtcttggcctgaggccaccctcTCTCAGGGGCCACGTCCCAGTCCTTGACCTTGTCGACAGAAAGGGTAGGAAGTTTGTTCTGATCCACAGAAGGCATGACATTTACTTTGTATTCTGGAAATGGTTCTCACAGAAATGCCACAGTATTTGGAAACAATGAAGCTGAGTTCAGCAGACAACTTAGGGCTGCAAACCACGACATACACTACATGCAGTTGGGATGGCCAGTGACTGCAGAGGTGACCTGACCCACAGCAGCTCCAGGCCGCACAAAGGCCCTCATTAACTTCTCAGTTGTCACAGTGTGCCACTTGCAGGTTAACATTAAATGTACTAGTCTCATGGTTTTTGTTAGCTAAATGCATACACTCTGGTTGATCTAAAACTTCTATCAAGTGCTCTGTCAACTTGAACTCTGAATTTCCCGTTCTGCAAGAGTAGAATCACAagcatttcctcccttcctccctcccttccttctgtttctaCTGTATGTAATATTACTGCAGTCAAAATGGTAACTGTAAGATTATTGAAAAATGAGAAACGCTAAATGTTGTTTATTATGCTGACACCGGATGCCCAACAGGCGTCCCACACCTTCATCAGCCATGTTCAAGGGCAAAGATGGGTGCTCAGGCCGGGCACACGGAGTAAACAAGACAGCCCTGCTTTCAGGCTGCTGacattctaagagggaagatgaGCATGGAAACACCCACTCAACACACACAACACGTAACCACTACTCGTGTGTAACACGCGCTAGAATTCCGCAAGCGCCGCAAAGGGCTGTGGGAACGCTCGGCGTGGGGCGGGGGTCCCATGGGCGGGAGGGCTGCAAGGAGCAGGGCGGCGGAGAGCCCGGCGGAGCCTGGGAGGATGCATGCCCCGCGCAGGGAGCTGCAGAAGGCAGGGAGATGGGGCTGCCGGGGCACAAGGAGGAGACTTCAGGGGAACTAAAGGCACAGCGCTCTGCAGACCCCAAAGACAGGGACAGGAGCTCAGAACGCTCCTTTAGAGCAGGGGCCACCTGCCGTCCTACACCATCTGCTGCCCCCGCCCTGGGCTCAGGATTATACCGTTGGGTCAGCGAGGACCCTGTCCCCTCTTCGGACACCAGGGGCCGAGAGGTTGCCCGAACCTCAGGCTTGTTCTCAGGGTGAGG
The window above is part of the Hippopotamus amphibius kiboko isolate mHipAmp2 chromosome 4, mHipAmp2.hap2, whole genome shotgun sequence genome. Proteins encoded here:
- the STRA8 gene encoding stimulated by retinoic acid gene 8 protein homolog, yielding METSGGGNTTSGRAVPQPPAQPQELEPRVARRRLSQARHRATLAGLFHNLRKTVYSHSDLTASKWQVLNKAKNHIKELEQTLDNLLKLKESFNLEDGNANSLEEVKEEYASMYSRNPSLMSNKVHQKGSDTWCPIEAVGKDAEEGKEEEEEEEEDQEEEEEKEEEEEEEEKKVEFLHSPDTLLPDLLQFERYLNFYKQTMDLLIGNGIVSLQEVTLPIVSAAISHLWQTLSEERKASLLQAWAQKHSGLLGLAGPSQEPACAEGSVKDSGVESQGASCSLVSTPEEILLEDAFDVASFLDKSEAPSTSSSSSALAGCNPENPEEKFQLYVQIIDFLKGLCCVNTQFKQEPDLPLDDEMIMLRCLETFDDEDL